The Pectobacterium sp. A5351 genome contains the following window.
TGAGATAGACATAGACGCCACGGTAAAATTGCTCAAGGTCTGAAATCATTCGGACTGACCCTGTGCCGATGTTCCGCGCTATGTAGACTCCAGATAATTCGGGTTTCAGGAAGGCGGCAAGAGAAGGACAAATTCGTCGGGAACGAATTTGACCAGCCAACGGCTGGCCTTCGGTGAGAGACATCCTGTCTCTCCCTCATCCCGATGAGCTTACTCAGGCAAGTGATTCGGGTGACAAATCTGCCGGGAGAAGATTTGAACGCTGCTTGCAGCGGCCCTTCAGGGCGAGGCACACGACGGGCCGAGTATTTGAACGTAGCCAACGCACATACAACTTGAAGTATGACGAGTATATAAGAAGAATGCTGGCATCGCTTCTGATAGACCCCTCCAAACGCAAGCCTCACCGCGATCGCGTCCTGCAATCTGGTACAGCCTCAAAAATTACAGGTATAATCCCATAAATTATTTAACGGGTTTAGAAACGAAAATGACAAAACTCACCTTACAAGAGCAGATGCTAAAAGCTGGATTAGTGACCAGCAAGAAAATGGCCAAAGTCCAAAGAACGGCGAAAAAATCACGCGTTCAGGCTCGTGAGGCAAGAGAGGCGGTGGAAGAGAATAAGAAAGCACTGCTTGAGCGTGATAAACAGCTAAGTGAACAACAAAAACAGGCTGTGTTATCTAAAGAATATAAAGCTCAGGTGAAACAACTCATTGAAATGAATAGAATCACTATTGCAAAAGGCGATATTGGTTTTAACTTCACAGATAACAACGTCATTAAAAAAATAGAAGTGGATAAGCTGACTCAGTCCCAGCTGATGAGTGGTCGTCTCGCTATTGCTCGTTTGGTGGTTAATAGCAATGGCGAGAGTGAATACGCTATTATCCCGGCGATCGTAGCCGATAAAATTGCGCAGCGAGATGCGAACAGTATTGTACTAAATAGTACGCTGAGTCAGGAAGATCAAGATGAAGACGATCCGTATGCGGATTTTAAAGTACCTGATGATTTGATGTGGTGAGAGCCTGTAAATAATTCTGTGTTATTGCCATCTGGTCAAAGGTGGTCGCTCAGGCGACGAGAGAGATTGGATTTTTAATTTAACGGTTTGTATTTTAATGAAATGGTTGTTTTTTATTGGCTATATATATGCCTATCTGTATGCCTAAAAACAAAACTCACTGAGTTTTAGAGCCATTTTGACTTTGTTACATGAGGCGTAACTTTGCCTGGCGACGCGCCAATACCATCATTTTTCGGGTGTGTTGCCATAGAATCCCATCGAGCAACATAAACTCACGCTACTCGGCTGTCTGACGGGAAAAACGTTGATGTGCGAACGAGATATCATTAACGCCGCCCGCATGCTTCTCAGCGATAAAACGTGGATTTATCTAACTCAGTTACCGTAAAGAGAGAAACATGAGCAACAATCAGGCTATACGCATCGCATCTGCCATTATTACTGACGCATTCGGGCGCTGTCTGCTGGTCAGAAAACGCGGTACGACGCACTTTATTCAGCCTGGCGGGAAAATGGAACCCGGTGAATCACCTGTCACGGCATTATTGCGTGAGTTGCAGGAGGAGCTGAACCTCAACCTGGGTGGTCAGGACTTCAGCTACGTCGGTCATTTTACCGATGAAGCGATAAACGAGCCGGGATGCGTCGTTATTGCTGAGATTTATCACAGCGCCATTGCTGCAACCGATTTTCAGCCTGCGGCGGAGATCGAAGAAGTTATCTGGTATTCCCCAGACAGTCCGCAACCGGTGTTACTGGCACCTTTGACAGAAAATCACCTGATGCCACTGGTAGCAACGTTGCACCAGAGTCATTCAGCACCACTTCGGGAAGATGGCTGAAGTGACTAGCTTGGTCACTCATGGGGAAAATCACGCGCTCATTTCGGGCAGGATAAACGGCATGCTCGGTGTCTGTATTTTCAATGGTTCGCTACCCGCCACGCACATCGCGGTAATGGACATCGATCCGTTTTCTTTAATTTATATATACGCGCGGCATTCTGACCTTTGCGTTGCTGTCTCTGTTAAAAGTAAAACGTCTACAAACATCGCATGTGATATCACTGATTACGGTTTCTCTGGGGGCTGCCATTGAGTTTCCACGTTTGGCGGCAATGGCGCTTAAACACATTACTTCGGCACATTCGCTGATTTTCACCGGTCAGTTGCCACTGTCGCAGTATTTGGTGTTATTCGCGCTGGAGAAAGGGCGTAAGGCATTCTGGGTATGCTCAGCGATTGGCAGCCTGCTGGTTGCGGGGTTTGCGTTTACCGGAGATGTCTCTTATCTGCTACCGATGATGTACTGATGCTTGCCGCTGTGGTAGCCTGTGACCTTGGTTATGGCTAAGGTGCCAAGCTCTCACGCGAAATAGGCGGATGACAGAGGTTATAAGCTGGGCCTTAGCACATCGCTGCCTTTCATGTTCCTGGCTGTTTACCTGACTCTGCCGCAGACCTACTCACAGAAATGGCAGCTTGGATTGCGCTGGGTTATGTTTCGCTGTTCAGCATGTTCCTGGGATTTGTCTTCTGGTATAGGGGACTTGTACTCGGCGGTATCGCCGCAGTGGGACAGCTCCAGTTGCTGCAACCCTTCATTGGTCTGTACCTTTCTGTCGTTGTTTTTACATGAAACCGTTACACCGTTGATGGGACTCGTCACGCTGGACGTAATATTTTGCGTCGTGGGTTCCCGCAAATGTTCACATAAAAGAAAAGCAAATTAATTCATACTGACAGGTTTTTTTATGAACAATGCATCGGCCGCTGTGCGGCCCAAAACGTACCTGAACGTCTTACTTATCTTAGGCGTTACACACCTGCTTAACGATCTGATCCAGTCTCTGATACCTGCCGTGTACCCGATACTGAGAGATAAGTATCAGCTCGATTTTATTCAGATCGGGGTTATCACACTGACATTCCAGATTGCGGGATCGCTGCTGCAACCTGTTGTTGGCGCAGTCACTGACCGCCGCCCCTTCCCGTACTCAACTGTAATCGGAATGCTTTTCACGTTATCAGGGCTGATTGGGTTAGCTTTCGCTCCCACTTACCACCTCATTCTGGTATCAGCCGCTAGCATCGGTATTGGTTCTTCAATCTTCCATCCAGAAGCAACACGAATGGCGCGCTACGCATCCGGTGGAAGACAGGGGCTTGCTCAAGGGATATTTCAGGTTGGTGGACAGGCTGGCGGCGCGATGGGACCACTTTTTGCCGCATTGATCATTGTGCAGCGTGGGCAGCAGAGCCTTGCATGGTTCGGCGTTCTGGCGGTCATTGCCGTTGGATTGATGATCTGGACCGCCAGACGGCACGACGTTATTAAGACCAGCTTCATCGAATCGGCACAGGTTAAGAGCAAAAGCGGCCATAAGGTGAAAACCTACCCGAAGGCGATGGTGACTACAGGCCTGATCGTTCTGACTTTGCTGATGTTCTCTAAAAATGCCTACGTTGAGAGTTTCCGCTCTTTCTACACTTTTTACCTTATTGATCACTTTGGCGCTTCAGTCCGAACGTCACAGTTCATGCTTTTCCTGTTCCTGCTCTCATCTGCAGCAGGTGCTTTGCTGGGCGGTATTCTGGGAGATCGGATCGGGCGTTATAAAATTATCTGGATTTCAATACTTGGCCCTCTGCCACTGACGCTGATTCTGCCTTATGCAGATTTCCAGTGGACGGCTGTCCTGACCGTCGCCATCAACCTGATCATGGCAAGTGCGTTTGCTTCCATCCTGATTTATGCGATGGAGCTTGCACCGAACCGTATTGGCCTGGTGGGCGGACTCTTTTATGGGTTGAACTTTGGTCTGGCTGGAATAGCGGCAGCGGTGCTGGGTGCGCTGGCTGATAAGACGGGGATCGAGAACGTTTACTGGCTGTGTTCTTTCTTGCCACTGGCGGGATTGCTTACGTGGTTCCTGCCAAAAATTGAAAATAGTTAGTGGTGCGCCATGTGACATATTGGCTCATAATTCATACGTTAAATATGCCAGGGATTAACGGTGGAACATTCAGAGAGTTCCTGAGTCGGTAAGTGTCAAGGTCGTTGGCACCCCGGATAATTTAGGCTGCCAGTTTCTCGCTCCGGATTTAGCATTACCTTGCCTACCTGATGCCAGTTTCGTGTCCTGCCTGACCAGCGTTCAGGGTGTTACGCTTTTGCCTTTTGGTACACGTCATCCCGATTTTTCAGCCGCGTACGCTCTTCACACCGGTGCCGTTGGCCTGGCGTCACATACCTGATAGCGCTGTGTCTATGCGTTTCTTTATACCACTGGGTAAAACTCTCGGCCCATTCACGCGCTTCATCCAGCTTGCCGAACCCCGATGACGGCCACTGCGGTACATATTTCAGCGTCCGGAACAGTGACTCCACATACGCGTTGTCATTGCTGACTCGTGGTCTGCTGTGAGACGGCGTTATCGCCAACTCGTGAAGCTTCATGTGCAACGTCTGTGACTTCATCGCTGCGCCATTGTCTGCATGCAGTACCGGTGGGTATTGCCAGCATCCTTCCCGAAATACTGTACGTTGTATCAGGGCTGCTGCCTGCTCGCCACTCCATGGCGATGCAGTACACGATAAAAGGTTGATTCACTCGCCAGATAAATCCCCTTATCGGACAGCTCCGGTACGATTTGTGAGGGGGGCAGGCTGGCATAGGCTGGTTGATGGCACACGTCCAGTATCTGTTGCTCTTCTTGCGCACTTAGGATCACTGTGCATCAACTCGCCGACACGTTCAGCAAGAAGCAGGTTTCTTACTCGTAGCAATTGCAACGGCGTGAATCGCCCATCATCACTAGCCAAAGGAAAGAATGCCTGGCGGCTGCGTTCCCCATGTTTCACCGCGTTGGTGTTACCAATAGGAGCACCTGCACCGGTACGTTTTCCTCCCCAACCGGACGATCTTGATTGTTGGTTGTGTTTTTTGTCGTCTTTCATGGTTGAGTGACGGTTAGTTAGTGGATGTACGTTCGTCAAAATTCAGAAAGGCAGTTGTTCACCATTTTGCGGGTAAATGCCTGTGTGTATGAAAAACGCGCAAAATCTGAATCATATTATCTTTCACGCGGTAGGGGATGATGTAGGGATAGTGCGTTAACACCAGCTCACGCGTTCCCGGAACACGGCCAGGTCTTCCGATTGCTGGCTGTTGCGGTAGTAATTCCGTTAACTGTTGGACTTCATTTACAAACTGGTTGGCAGCCTGTGGATCGTCTTGAGCGATATAAAGGTACTCGGCTTCCAAATTGGCCGCGGCTTTACGCAGCCATTTAATTTCCATGTCTTGCCGTACTTAATTTTTTAAAGAGATTGTTCATCTCATCTGATGAGACAAAATCACCATCATCGGCTTCTTTAATGGCTTGCTCGATATCTGCTATCTGCCAGGCTTCCCGCGCAAGATAGTCTTCAATAGCTTGTCCGGCCAGAAAAGAGCGGGTACGTCCCGTAGCTTTAGCCAACGCATCAAGTTGCGCGGTTGTTTCATCATTTAAGCGAACGGACATGACACCCATACGCCACCTCACTACATTGTATGTTTTGTATACATTGTAGTTATTGAGAGAGCGGGAGGCAAGTGGCTACTTAATGGTATACGGGATGTTGCTTCCAATTCTGAAGTCGATTATTCGTTATTTAATTTGGCTGTCTGCTAAGAGCTATGAGTTTAGCGGATCGATGAACTGCATTGTAAGAAGTGGTTGCGTTATTGAAACGCAGCCACTGACACTGAGAGGTGTATGAATGGCACGATAAAAAAAGAGGGCTGAAATACCGAGAAGCCTTTGCTACAAGGGCTTCTCGCCGGTTACGTTGGTTGCAATTATCTTACGTCTGATGTAGATTTAATCAACAGGTGTCAAGAGAATCATCCGTTAATTTATAAGCTGCGACGGCATTATCGTAGCCTCTCAACCCCGATGGGGTCGCCGTAATGACATTTGTGTTAACGGCTAAGGTGGAAACATGCTCAACTATCATGACAATACGCGTTCAATGCAAACGATCCGTACCAATACTGCGGTTATCGACAGCTTTCCGATGCGTTTTCACAATAATGAAGATGCTGTCGAAGTGCGCCGTATGTTGTCCCGTAAAACAGCTGACCGCCAGCACTTCATCGTCACGTTCAAAAGTGATGTAGCTCGTGCAGAACAAATTTCTAATAGTACCTCTCTTGTTACTCCGTTGGCAGAAGTGGTTGTTCGCAACAATAAGTTGCGCTTCGTCCTAAAGCCACAAGAGCAGTATCCAGAGATTGCGAACATTAAAGAGTCAGTAGTTCCTAAAAGAGTCAGTAGTTCCTAAAATTGAGTCTGCTGTTGTACAATTCATGAATATGAACTGACCCCCAAATGTTGGATACCCAACAGAGTAAGGTGCAGTTTTTTATGGCAAAACCTAAGTATTCCCTCGAACTCAGACTCGCAGTCGTAAACCACGTTCTCTCGGGCAGCGACGGAACCCATCGCACTGCCGAAATTTTTGCCGTCGAAAGAACCTCAGTTCGACGCTGGGTCAGAGCCTTCCAGCTTCACGGTATTGATGGCATTACCTGGAAAAACGATATCCACTCTGCAGAGTTCAGACTGGTGGTTGTCCATGCTGTGCTCAACGACGCGCTTTCAATGCGTGAAGCTGCAGCCCGCTTTAATATTTCCAATGAAACGGTTGTTCGTCGCTGGGCCTCCGTGTACAACGATGCCGGACCGGAAGCACTCCGGAATATGAAACGCGGCAGGCCTCGGGAAATGACCAGGAAAACCCCCCCTCTTTCTACTGATACCGATATGGAACAGCTGTCTTCTGAAGAACTCCGGGCTGAGCTTCGCTATCTGCGGGCGGAGAATGCTTATTTAAAAAAGCTGAAAGCCTTGGTTCAAAGCGAAAAAAACGGCAAAAAGCCCAAATCATCAGCGAACTAAGGCAAGAGCATGCCCTTAATGACCTCCTGCGTGCCGCAGGCATGTCCCGGAGCACGTGGTATCACAACATCAGAGCGATGAAGCGAACGGATAAACACGCCGGACTCAAGGCCAGAATCAGTGACATATACCGCCATCACAAAGGACGTTACGGCTATCGCCGAATCACACTCTCTCTGAGAAAAGAGGGAATAGCAGTGAATCACAAGACAGTACAACGCCTGATGGCAGAACTGTCACTCCGCTCTGTTAGTAGAGTGAAGAAATATCACTCGTGGAAGGGAGAAACAGGTAAAGCAGCACCTAACATCCTTAAGAGAAACTTCTGGGCGTCAAAGCCTAATGAAAAATGGGTAACGGATGTTACCGAGTTTTCATTGCAGGGTAAGAAGCTGTATCTGTCGCCAGTTCTCGATCTGTTTAACAGGGAAATCATCTCCTACAGTCTGTCCGAAAGGCCGGTCATGGATATGGTGAATGCGATGCTGAGAGAGGCTTTATCAGTGCTCAGTCCGGAAGACACTCCGCTGCTGCACTCGGCTCAGGGATGGCAATACCGAATGGCAGGTTATCAGGAAAAGTTAAAAGCAAAGGGCGTCGTGCAAAGCATGTCGCGCAAAGGAAACTGCCTGGATAATGCGGTGATAGAGAACTTCTTTGGTACGCTGAAAACGGAGTGCTTTTACCCTGGCCAGTTCGGCAGCATTGAAGAGTTGAAGCAGGCGATAGAGGAATATATCGATTACTACAATAATGAGCGGATAAGCCTGAAGTTGAAAGGTCTGAGCCCGGTTGAATACCGGACCCAGGCCTTAAAAGCCGCGTAACATGAACCGTCCAACTTTATGGGGTCAGTCCATCTTTAGCCTGTGGCTTTCTGACTTCGATGAAGGTGCAGAACAACGCTTTACATTGATCAATGACCTACCCACTGGTATGTAACATGTCATAAACTGAATATGAGTTAGTTCAAATGAACTAAAGTAATATTATTACCTTGCTATTATTTTCATCCAAAACTCTTGGATTGATTATTTTTTAGTTTTCGCATGGATCTTTTTCAATAGTAGAGCTATATCGTATAAGCAGTATTTTAAAAATCATTAGCATAAAAATATTTTAAATCTGTAATTTTTTCAATTGTTATTAATTAGACAGGACAGCAATGTTTATAAAAACTATAGAAAAAACAAACCATTCTGAGTGGGTGGTGAGAAATAGTTTGTATTGGATGTCTGCTTACACAAGATGGCAACTGGGGGCAGATGACAACGACTGGATCGTCTCTTTTGAGTCTTTTGACGACACCATCAAGTTTGAATTTGAACGCCTCCTGAATGATTACAAGCTCCGCGAAGCTCATCAAAGCCATACCGGACATATCAGGGCTTCAATCATCTCCACGGTGCTGAGAAGCATTGATGCGAGGCTGACCGAATGAAGCCAATGCCATTTAACTTTGACAGGTTGAATGATGGCAGGGTATTCATCAGCAATCTGGCTGGTTTCCATCACTTCATCACTAACGATGAATTAGAAAGCCTTTCCTGCAATAAATGGTCGCCGGAGTTCCGGTCTAGCGACATTCTGGAAAGTAAGCTTTTCATTGCCCACGATGCTTCGGAAGACCTCGCTTCTGCTTCACTCAGTTCAGGATTTGCTAAACGGCTGATGAGTGATCTGGCTGTCAGACCGATTTTCATGATTGTGCCAACATTGCGGTGCGATCATACCTGCAAGTATTGTCAGGTCAGCCGGGCGGCAATCGGGGCGGAAGGTTACGATCTTGATCCGCTTCTCATCCCTGATATCGTTCAGACCATTAAAAAACTGTCTTCGCCTCCCTATAAGATAGAAGTGCAGGGCGGGGAGCCTTTACTCCGGTTTGATCTGATCCAGAGAATATACGCTGAGTGTGAAAGAACTCTGGGTCAACAATGCTTTGAAATGGTGATTGCCACGACGCTCTCACTGCTTGAACCGTCCATGATGGACTGGGTTAAAGAGCGCAATATCACATTCTCCGTTTCTCTGGACGGTGGTGAGGATATCCACAATAAAAACCGTCTCCTTGCCGAAGGTAAATCCTATTCAAAAGCCGTTGCGGGGATGCTGGCGGTTCGGGAGCAGCTTGGTGCAGGTCGCGTGGCGACAGTCACGACCGTTACCAAGGCATTGATCCAACATCCGGGGTCAATTATTGATGCCCATCTGGGATTAAGCTTGACGGATATCTTTGTCAGACCCGTTAGCCCCTACGGATTTGCCCATAAAGAAAGTTTCACTTTCTCGATGCAGGAATATTTCGACTTTTACGCCGCGTTGATTGACGAAATTCTGTGGCATAACCAGAAAGGCACTGCGGTGGTTGAACACTCAGCCGCGATACATTTAAAGCGGATTTTCAATCCTGGTTTTAGTGGCTATGCCGATCTGAAATCCCCCAGTGGCGTCGTATTGAACTGTATTCTCTTTAACTATGATGGCCGTGTTTATGGCAGCGACGAAAGCAGAATGCTTCAGAAGGTGAATGCAGATGCAGATTTTAGTGCCGGGGCTGTTTCAGAATTGTCTTTTTCTCAAAGTCCCTACTATCAGTCAGTCCTGAATTCATCGTTCAATTTTGCTCTACCGGGTTGTGATACCTGTGCTTACCAGCCATTTTGCGGTGCTGACCCTTGCCAGAATATCAGTGTTCAGGGAGAGCCGGTAGGCGACAGAAGCCGCTCCATCTTCTGCCAATATCATAAGGGAATGTTCCGGTTCCTGATGAATGCCATTGCTCAGGATGGACCTACCGCAACGATGCTGAAAAGGTGGGCTTATGTCTGAGGTGCTAAGAAACGATATCTTCCGTTTTACGGTAAAAAACACGGTTGAAATGGGTTTCTATCGGCTGTGCAAAAAGAAGCCCGTTGACCCACAGTTTTTTCTGCCAAATTTACTGATCCAACCTTCTTTTGATGATGGTGCGGCTGCCCCTTATTATGCAGGCTCTATCGTCAGTAATCAGCTATACGAGTCCGTAGAAGATGGCGATATTGGCGTTGTGAATAATGGCAATATGCTCAGAGTGATTTTGTCTCGCAGAGCGAATCATAATACGGTCCTTGTGACGGAAAGATGTAATAACCGATGCCTGTTTTGTTCTCAGCCACCAAAAACACCCAATGATGACTGGCTTCTTACACAGTCTGCCCTTGCGATTGCGGCATTTAACTTTAATGGGCTTGTCGGGGTCAGTGGTGGTGAACCGCTGCTATATGGCGAAGAATTTCTCTCGTTTCTTGATTTCGTTATTGATAATGCTCCTGATACCTCTCTGCATGTATTAACCAATGGTCGACAGTTTGCTGATGCTCGGTTTGCTGAAAAGGTGAGGGAACGAAGCAAAAGAATGAACATCACCTTTGGGATCCCACTTTATTCTTCACGACAACACATTCATGATCATCTAGTGGGGAGTGATGGTGCTTTCAGGGACACCGTTAAAGGTTTAATTAACGCTGGAAATTCAGGTATCAACATTGAATTAAGGATCATCCCAACAAAGGCGAATTACCACGATCTTGCTGACGTGGTGGAATATATTGGCAGGGTTTTTTCTAACATCAGTCAGATCTCCATTATGGGATTGGAATCTATTGGCTGGGCAAGAAAGAACTGGGATGAGATTTTTGTCAGCCACGATTCATATGCGACCTCTCTGTCCTTAGCTACCGACACGGCCAACAGAGCGGGGATCCCGTTGGTGATATTCAATTACCCATTGTGTCACTTACCTGAATCTCTGTGGGATTATTCAACACAATCCATTTCTGACTGGAAAAACTACTATCCAGAAGCGTGTGAGCCATGCAGTAAAAAATCATCCTGCGCAGGTTATTTCTCCTCATCAAAAGGCCGTTTTCATCAAATGCCGAGACCAATACTATGAAAAGATTAAAGTTAGCCTCTTTATTACCTGGGTTTTTAGCACTCAATAACTCTGTGTGGGCCAGTGATGCCGCGATGAATATTGAAGAGTTTGGCTACTCTTCGTTAAATGATCACGACCTTGTGCTTGCACCGCTCAATACCGAAGTGCCTTTTTATATTGCCGGTCATCGAAGCCACAGTTCTCATCGTAGCCACAGTTCGCACAGTTCTCACCGTTCTTCATCCGGTGGTGGATATTACGGCGGTAGTGCTACGCCATACTATCCCCGCAGTAGTGATTCATCTTCCGGGAGTAGTAGCTCAGGAGTGACGTCATCACCGTCTTCGCCAGCGGCATCTTCACCTTCGACGAGAGCACTACGTTCAGATAGTGGGAACTCTGTAAGCTCTTCAAGATCGGGAACGAGCCAAAATACCAATACCTCCATGAATGGTGTCTCTTCCGATCAGGAAAAGAGACGCAGGCTTATCATGCGTGTGCAATTTGCCTTGTTTGATAAAGGCTATTATGAGGGCATCATTGATGGCGTTATGGGACCAGGAACCCGATCTGCTATAAGAACATATCGAATTAATAAAGGTCTTCCTTTACCAGCCACTGAAACGTTAGATACCCAGTTACTGAATTCATTAAATGTGCTTGCACGGTAATTATTTTAGAGAAGGTTATTTATGGCTCACAACTGATGATTCTATTGATGGAAAAGGATCTGGCTAGAAATATAAATATATACCAGATCCATTTAACAGAGGGGGATTGAGATGCATTTACATCATTGGGCTGGTATAGCTTCTGTCGAATGAAAATCCTGATAGAGCCAGTCGAGCCTTTCCCAGAGGATGAACGTCAGAATTTCTTTGACCTGTGGCTGCTTGGTTTCGATAACGGCATAGATCAACGCTCTGCACTGGTCGATGATTTCTTCCTGCTCTAAAGGCGTGTTATCGAACATAGCCCACCTCCACAACCTCTCGCCAGAACAGATTAAAATAACGTTTAACGTGTTTAAGGTGCTTATCCAAAAGGGAATTGCTAAACTTACTGATAGCCATGTCGTTAGTTTCCTTAACGGTGTGGTTAGCCCCTGCCTGGTAGTCGCATACCTTTCAGGCTGAGGAATCCCCAGAAAACAAGACAGGCATAGAGTTTTATGATCTACTGATTTTCGCCAAAAAATTCAATGAGATCACCCTATGCCTGTCCGTAAAGTATGCCAGACTTTTTTCCGTCACGCTTTAGCTTCAACACATCAATATCGACAACATGCGCTTATTGATTCCACCGCTGCGTTGATAAGCGGTGCCACGCTTTCACTCACCTGCATCGGGCGTTATTTACCCGGCCCTGCTCGCGTGAAAGATAAAATAAAACGGGTTGCTCGCCTTTTGGGAAACACTGCGCTTCATCACGATATCCCGAAAATATTTAATCAGATTACATCCATGATGACCAAAAACATGCTGTGTTATTGCCGTCGACTGGAGTGGCTATCCCTCCCAGGCTTTTCATGTCCTGCGTGCCAGCCTTGTCTGTGATGGCCGCGCTATCCCCTTGATGAGTCAGGTGGTTCCGTCAGAAAAGCAAAACAATATTTTGATACAGAAAGCCTTTCTTGACGCGCTTGCCTGTGCTATTGCCCCGCAAATGAAAGTCACCCTCATCACCGACGCGGGCTTCCACAATGAATGGTTTCGGCATATCAAAGCACTGGGATGGGACTTTATTGGTCGCATCCGGGG
Protein-coding sequences here:
- a CDS encoding MFS transporter — encoded protein: MNNASAAVRPKTYLNVLLILGVTHLLNDLIQSLIPAVYPILRDKYQLDFIQIGVITLTFQIAGSLLQPVVGAVTDRRPFPYSTVIGMLFTLSGLIGLAFAPTYHLILVSAASIGIGSSIFHPEATRMARYASGGRQGLAQGIFQVGGQAGGAMGPLFAALIIVQRGQQSLAWFGVLAVIAVGLMIWTARRHDVIKTSFIESAQVKSKSGHKVKTYPKAMVTTGLIVLTLLMFSKNAYVESFRSFYTFYLIDHFGASVRTSQFMLFLFLLSSAAGALLGGILGDRIGRYKIIWISILGPLPLTLILPYADFQWTAVLTVAINLIMASAFASILIYAMELAPNRIGLVGGLFYGLNFGLAGIAAAVLGALADKTGIENVYWLCSFLPLAGLLTWFLPKIENS
- a CDS encoding NUDIX hydrolase encodes the protein MSNNQAIRIASAIITDAFGRCLLVRKRGTTHFIQPGGKMEPGESPVTALLRELQEELNLNLGGQDFSYVGHFTDEAINEPGCVVIAEIYHSAIAATDFQPAAEIEEVIWYSPDSPQPVLLAPLTENHLMPLVATLHQSHSAPLREDG
- the hxsC gene encoding His-Xaa-Ser system radical SAM maturase HxsC codes for the protein MSEVLRNDIFRFTVKNTVEMGFYRLCKKKPVDPQFFLPNLLIQPSFDDGAAAPYYAGSIVSNQLYESVEDGDIGVVNNGNMLRVILSRRANHNTVLVTERCNNRCLFCSQPPKTPNDDWLLTQSALAIAAFNFNGLVGVSGGEPLLYGEEFLSFLDFVIDNAPDTSLHVLTNGRQFADARFAEKVRERSKRMNITFGIPLYSSRQHIHDHLVGSDGAFRDTVKGLINAGNSGINIELRIIPTKANYHDLADVVEYIGRVFSNISQISIMGLESIGWARKNWDEIFVSHDSYATSLSLATDTANRAGIPLVIFNYPLCHLPESLWDYSTQSISDWKNYYPEACEPCSKKSSCAGYFSSSKGRFHQMPRPIL
- a CDS encoding DUF2058 domain-containing protein; its protein translation is MTKLTLQEQMLKAGLVTSKKMAKVQRTAKKSRVQAREAREAVEENKKALLERDKQLSEQQKQAVLSKEYKAQVKQLIEMNRITIAKGDIGFNFTDNNVIKKIEVDKLTQSQLMSGRLAIARLVVNSNGESEYAIIPAIVADKIAQRDANSIVLNSTLSQEDQDEDDPYADFKVPDDLMW
- the relB gene encoding type II toxin-antitoxin system RelB family antitoxin; this encodes MGVMSVRLNDETTAQLDALAKATGRTRSFLAGQAIEDYLAREAWQIADIEQAIKEADDGDFVSSDEMNNLFKKLSTARHGN
- a CDS encoding IS3 family transposase (programmed frameshift) translates to MAKPKYSLELRLAVVNHVLSGSDGTHRTAEIFAVERTSVRRWVRAFQLHGIDGITWKNDIHSAEFRLVVVHAVLNDALSMREAAARFNISNETVVRRWASVYNDAGPEALRNMKRGRPREMTRKTPPLSTDTDMEQLSSEELRAELRYLRAENAYLKKPESLGSKRKKRQKAQIISELRQEHALNDLLRAAGMSRSTWYHNIRAMKRTDKHAGLKARISDIYRHHKGRYGYRRITLSLRKEGIAVNHKTVQRLMAELSLRSVSRVKKYHSWKGETGKAAPNILKRNFWASKPNEKWVTDVTEFSLQGKKLYLSPVLDLFNREIISYSLSERPVMDMVNAMLREALSVLSPEDTPLLHSAQGWQYRMAGYQEKLKAKGVVQSMSRKGNCLDNAVIENFFGTLKTECFYPGQFGSIEELKQAIEEYIDYYNNERISLKLKGLSPVEYRTQALKAA
- the hxsB gene encoding His-Xaa-Ser system radical SAM maturase HxsB; this encodes MKPMPFNFDRLNDGRVFISNLAGFHHFITNDELESLSCNKWSPEFRSSDILESKLFIAHDASEDLASASLSSGFAKRLMSDLAVRPIFMIVPTLRCDHTCKYCQVSRAAIGAEGYDLDPLLIPDIVQTIKKLSSPPYKIEVQGGEPLLRFDLIQRIYAECERTLGQQCFEMVIATTLSLLEPSMMDWVKERNITFSVSLDGGEDIHNKNRLLAEGKSYSKAVAGMLAVREQLGAGRVATVTTVTKALIQHPGSIIDAHLGLSLTDIFVRPVSPYGFAHKESFTFSMQEYFDFYAALIDEILWHNQKGTAVVEHSAAIHLKRIFNPGFSGYADLKSPSGVVLNCILFNYDGRVYGSDESRMLQKVNADADFSAGAVSELSFSQSPYYQSVLNSSFNFALPGCDTCAYQPFCGADPCQNISVQGEPVGDRSRSIFCQYHKGMFRFLMNAIAQDGPTATMLKRWAYV
- a CDS encoding type II toxin-antitoxin system RelE/ParE family toxin; translation: MEIKWLRKAAANLEAEYLYIAQDDPQAANQFVNEVQQLTELLPQQPAIGRPGRVPGTRELVLTHYPYIIPYRVKDNMIQILRVFHTHRHLPAKW
- the hxsA gene encoding His-Xaa-Ser repeat protein HxsA → MKRLKLASLLPGFLALNNSVWASDAAMNIEEFGYSSLNDHDLVLAPLNTEVPFYIAGHRSHSSHRSHSSHSSHRSSSGGGYYGGSATPYYPRSSDSSSGSSSSGVTSSPSSPAASSPSTRALRSDSGNSVSSSRSGTSQNTNTSMNGVSSDQEKRRRLIMRVQFALFDKGYYEGIIDGVMGPGTRSAIRTYRINKGLPLPATETLDTQLLNSLNVLAR
- the hxsD gene encoding His-Xaa-Ser system protein HxsD — its product is MFIKTIEKTNHSEWVVRNSLYWMSAYTRWQLGADDNDWIVSFESFDDTIKFEFERLLNDYKLREAHQSHTGHIRASIISTVLRSIDARLTE